A window of the Arenibacter algicola genome harbors these coding sequences:
- a CDS encoding TetR/AcrR family transcriptional regulator encodes MESKEEFLEFAISKFLRYGSKRFTLDDLSHEIGISKKTIYQHFTNKEALVYESLGFLLDKIKAEVTQSVEQVRSNPILGIIMIYKIGLEYLKLFSPTFLEGIKKYYPKVNEQYHNFKNREINGLVLSLLKTAQKNGQIRQNVNVELSCQLYLNHLESLLFQSNNLFDQYSNRELLENLIINYISGIATDSHLVMELS; translated from the coding sequence ATGGAAAGCAAAGAAGAGTTCTTGGAATTTGCCATTTCCAAATTTTTGAGATATGGGAGTAAACGATTTACCCTGGATGACCTCTCCCATGAAATCGGAATTTCCAAAAAAACCATCTATCAGCACTTTACCAACAAGGAGGCCTTGGTCTATGAAAGCCTTGGGTTTTTATTGGACAAGATAAAAGCCGAGGTAACCCAGAGTGTGGAACAAGTCAGATCCAATCCTATTTTGGGAATCATTATGATATATAAAATAGGGTTGGAATATTTAAAGTTGTTTAGTCCCACCTTTTTGGAAGGAATTAAAAAATACTACCCCAAGGTTAATGAGCAGTACCATAACTTTAAAAATCGGGAAATAAACGGGCTAGTACTTTCACTACTGAAAACCGCCCAAAAAAATGGCCAGATCAGGCAAAACGTTAATGTTGAACTCAGCTGCCAACTGTATCTGAACCACTTGGAATCTTTACTTTTTCAATCCAATAACCTGTTCGATCAGTACAGCAATAGGGAACTTTTAGAAAATTTGATCATAAATTATATCAGTGGAATTGCAACAGATAGCCACCTTGTAATGGAGCTATCTTAA
- a CDS encoding YciI family protein: MEKISLLLVVLLFGQLFSCKDSGGLPSVKIAQQVAEPEISVAQLKKRLESQGFQTFDYIDEKTMDTILMQQYFIAFLKSGPNRSQSKAEADSLQSLHLAHLGRMYEEGYADISGPFGDNGDIRGITIYNVPTQEMADSLANMDPMVKAGRLAIEIHPWWAAKGFKLR, from the coding sequence ATGGAAAAAATAAGCTTGTTATTGGTTGTACTATTGTTCGGGCAGTTATTTTCCTGTAAGGATTCGGGAGGGCTGCCAAGCGTAAAAATAGCCCAGCAAGTTGCTGAACCGGAGATTTCCGTGGCTCAATTGAAGAAGCGTTTGGAATCACAGGGATTTCAAACTTTCGATTATATAGATGAAAAGACCATGGATACCATTTTGATGCAGCAATATTTCATTGCCTTTTTAAAAAGTGGTCCAAATCGCTCCCAATCCAAGGCGGAGGCAGATAGTCTACAGTCCCTTCATTTGGCCCATTTGGGAAGAATGTACGAGGAAGGTTATGCCGATATTTCGGGTCCTTTTGGTGATAATGGGGATATACGTGGTATTACCATTTACAATGTGCCTACCCAAGAAATGGCAGATAGCCTGGCCAATATGGATCCCATGGTGAAGGCGGGACGCTTGGCCATAGAAATACATCCTTGGTGGGCTGCCAAGGGATTTAAGTTAAGATAG
- a CDS encoding CYTH domain-containing protein, translating into MIEIERKFLVKSEAYKTDAVQKERIVQGFLNTDPLRTVRVRIKGDKGYMTVKGKGNHNGTTRFEWEKEISVKEADALIKLSEPGVIDKLRYYIEVGKHIFEVDEFFGDNSGLIIAEIELEHEDEDFLKPQWLGDEVTADVRYYNSQLSKNPFKTWKK; encoded by the coding sequence ATGATAGAAATAGAGCGTAAATTTTTGGTTAAGTCCGAAGCTTATAAAACGGACGCTGTTCAAAAGGAAAGAATTGTACAAGGTTTTTTAAATACGGATCCCTTACGAACGGTAAGGGTAAGGATCAAGGGAGACAAGGGATATATGACCGTAAAGGGAAAGGGCAATCACAATGGCACCACACGTTTTGAGTGGGAAAAGGAAATATCTGTTAAGGAGGCGGATGCCTTGATTAAATTGTCCGAGCCTGGGGTAATAGATAAGCTGAGATACTATATTGAGGTTGGAAAACACATATTTGAGGTGGACGAGTTTTTTGGTGATAATTCGGGATTGATAATAGCAGAAATTGAATTGGAACATGAAGATGAGGACTTTTTGAAGCCCCAATGGTTGGGTGATGAGGTTACTGCAGATGTCAGATACTACAATTCACAGTTGAGTAAAAACCCTTTTAAGACATGGAAAAAATAA
- a CDS encoding Rossmann-fold NAD(P)-binding domain-containing protein — translation MGKGQIKLKEKTAIILGATGLTGGCLLQMLLNDERYIKIRLFSRSSIGFSHPKLEEHLVDLLNLESYKTNFLADEVFCCIGTTKAKTPDTEMYRKIDFGIPVSAAKISRINGIETFMVISSMGANSKSGVSYNRIKGEMEEAVLKCGIPNTYILQPSLIGGKREEKRIGEWLAKQFMKVLNFVLVGPLEKYRSIDPEVIAGSMVWLANNNYDSVRIQSDEIKKIYQSHSNTSETD, via the coding sequence ATGGGGAAAGGACAAATTAAATTAAAGGAGAAAACGGCTATTATATTGGGGGCTACCGGCTTAACAGGTGGGTGTTTATTGCAGATGTTGCTCAATGATGAACGATATATAAAAATAAGACTCTTTTCTAGGAGCAGTATTGGATTTTCCCACCCAAAATTGGAAGAACATTTGGTAGACCTCTTAAATTTGGAGAGCTATAAGACCAATTTTCTTGCGGATGAAGTGTTTTGTTGTATCGGTACTACCAAGGCTAAAACCCCGGATACGGAGATGTACAGAAAGATCGATTTTGGGATTCCGGTTTCGGCGGCCAAAATAAGCCGTATAAATGGGATTGAAACATTCATGGTCATCTCGTCCATGGGGGCCAATTCCAAAAGCGGTGTTAGCTACAACAGGATAAAAGGGGAAATGGAAGAAGCCGTTTTAAAGTGTGGCATTCCAAATACCTATATTTTACAACCCTCGCTAATAGGAGGTAAGCGGGAGGAGAAACGGATAGGGGAATGGCTGGCCAAGCAGTTTATGAAGGTTCTTAATTTTGTATTGGTAGGACCCTTGGAAAAATATAGGTCCATTGACCCAGAAGTTATTGCGGGCAGCATGGTTTGGTTGGCCAACAATAATTATGACAGTGTTAGGATTCAATCTGATGAAATTAAAAAGATATACCAAAGCCATTCCAATACATCCGAAACCGACTAG
- the dinB gene encoding DNA polymerase IV, with protein sequence MKLDFPQRKIIHVDMDAFYASVEQMDNPALKGRPLAVGGAEKRGVVSAASYEARKFGVRSAMSGYLAKKNCPDLIFVPPRFERYKEISLKIRNIFFDYTDLVEPLSLDEAYLDVTTNKKGNPSASLIAEEIRQRIFNEVGLTASAGISINKFLAKVASDYNKPNGQKTVNPEEVISFLEELEIRKFYGVGKVTADKMYHLGIFTGKDLKQKSVEFLRENFGKSGDYYYHVVRGIHNSEVKPNRIPKSVGAERTFDENLSSEVFMLQRLENIATELEKRLKKSKISGKTVTLKIKYSDFTLQTRSKTLPYYIADKSLILETTKELLYQEKLENSVRLLGISLSNLNTEKNEPLEQKVLTVQLKFDL encoded by the coding sequence ATGAAATTGGATTTTCCACAACGAAAAATAATCCATGTAGATATGGACGCGTTTTACGCCTCCGTGGAACAAATGGACAACCCTGCTTTAAAAGGCAGGCCTTTGGCCGTTGGTGGGGCCGAAAAAAGGGGTGTGGTTTCCGCTGCCAGTTACGAGGCAAGGAAATTTGGGGTCAGGAGCGCAATGAGCGGTTATTTGGCGAAAAAGAACTGTCCAGATTTAATATTTGTACCTCCGCGTTTTGAACGTTATAAGGAGATTTCCCTTAAAATTAGAAATATATTTTTCGATTATACGGATTTGGTGGAACCGCTTTCATTGGACGAGGCCTATTTGGACGTAACAACGAACAAAAAAGGTAATCCATCGGCCTCCCTGATAGCAGAAGAGATTAGACAGCGAATTTTTAACGAAGTGGGCCTCACCGCATCGGCAGGAATATCCATTAACAAATTCCTGGCCAAGGTTGCAAGCGACTACAATAAGCCAAATGGTCAAAAAACGGTTAATCCAGAAGAGGTAATATCTTTTTTGGAAGAATTGGAAATTAGAAAATTCTATGGTGTGGGAAAGGTTACGGCGGACAAAATGTATCATCTCGGTATTTTTACAGGTAAAGATCTTAAGCAGAAATCGGTTGAATTTCTAAGGGAGAATTTTGGTAAAAGCGGCGATTACTATTACCATGTGGTAAGAGGAATCCACAATAGCGAAGTAAAGCCCAATAGAATCCCCAAATCTGTAGGTGCGGAACGTACTTTCGATGAAAACCTGAGCAGTGAGGTCTTTATGCTCCAAAGATTGGAAAACATTGCCACGGAACTGGAAAAGCGCCTAAAAAAATCGAAGATATCGGGGAAAACGGTAACCTTAAAAATAAAATATAGCGATTTCACCCTTCAAACACGGAGCAAGACCCTACCCTATTATATTGCCGACAAATCCTTGATATTGGAGACTACCAAAGAACTGCTTTACCAAGAGAAATTGGAAAATTCCGTTCGCCTTTTGGGTATATCCCTGTCCAATTTAAACACGGAAAAAAATGAACCTTTGGAGCAAAAGGTGCTTACCGTACAACTCAAATTCGACTTGTAA
- the pyk gene encoding pyruvate kinase, producing MPINKKTKIVATLGPATSTKSVLKDMIEAGVDVFRINFSHADYKDVAERIQMIRDLNEELGTYTSILADLQGPKLRVGVMAGEVVVAPGDEITFVTGKPFEGNAEKVYMNYTNFPKDVKAGERILLDDGKLMFEVISTNSKDEVKAKVIQGGPLKSKKGVNLPNTNISLPALTEKDIKDAIFAISQDVDWIALSFVRFSQDLIDLQNIIKEHSEHKIPIIAKIEKPEAVENIDKIVAYCDGLMVARGDLGVEVPAQEVPLIQKQLVLRAKKARIPVIIATQMMETMITSLTPTRAEVNDVANSVMDGADAVMLSGETSVGNYPVQVIQKMSSILESVENSDLIKVPHEPPQVRTNRYITKSICFHAANMANEIKAKAISTLTNSGYTAFQISAWRPKAHILVFTSNKRILTQLNLLWGVKAFYYDKYVSTDETIEDVNKMACQKGFLEVGDMLISLAAMPIKDKGMVNTLRVSQIESCNF from the coding sequence ATGCCAATAAATAAAAAGACAAAAATAGTAGCGACCCTCGGACCAGCTACTAGTACGAAGAGTGTTCTAAAGGACATGATTGAGGCTGGAGTGGATGTCTTTAGGATAAACTTTTCCCATGCCGATTATAAGGATGTTGCAGAACGCATACAGATGATTCGCGATTTAAATGAGGAATTAGGTACCTACACCTCTATTCTTGCGGATTTACAAGGACCAAAATTAAGGGTCGGAGTAATGGCAGGTGAAGTGGTAGTTGCCCCGGGAGACGAAATAACTTTTGTTACGGGGAAACCTTTTGAAGGAAATGCGGAGAAAGTGTATATGAACTACACCAATTTTCCAAAAGATGTTAAAGCGGGTGAGCGTATCTTGCTAGATGATGGAAAGTTGATGTTCGAGGTTATTTCTACCAATTCTAAGGATGAAGTTAAGGCTAAAGTGATCCAAGGTGGGCCTTTAAAGTCCAAAAAAGGGGTGAATTTGCCAAATACCAACATCTCTTTACCAGCTCTAACAGAAAAAGATATTAAGGATGCTATTTTCGCCATTTCACAAGATGTGGATTGGATAGCACTTTCTTTCGTAAGGTTTAGTCAGGATTTAATAGACCTACAGAATATTATAAAGGAACATTCCGAGCACAAAATTCCAATTATTGCAAAAATTGAAAAACCTGAAGCAGTAGAAAACATCGATAAGATTGTAGCGTATTGTGATGGATTAATGGTTGCAAGAGGGGATTTGGGAGTTGAGGTTCCGGCACAGGAAGTACCCCTTATTCAAAAGCAATTGGTGCTAAGGGCCAAAAAGGCCAGGATACCTGTGATTATTGCTACCCAGATGATGGAAACTATGATTACCAGCCTTACACCTACCCGTGCAGAGGTGAATGATGTGGCCAACTCGGTAATGGATGGGGCAGATGCCGTAATGCTTTCAGGGGAGACATCCGTTGGAAATTATCCTGTGCAGGTAATACAAAAGATGTCCAGTATCTTGGAAAGTGTAGAAAATTCAGACCTAATTAAGGTGCCGCATGAACCACCTCAGGTTAGGACAAATAGATATATTACCAAATCCATTTGTTTCCATGCCGCCAATATGGCCAATGAAATTAAAGCCAAGGCTATTTCGACCTTGACCAACAGTGGATATACAGCTTTCCAAATATCTGCTTGGAGACCAAAGGCCCACATTTTGGTATTTACCTCCAATAAAAGAATCCTTACACAGCTTAATTTGTTATGGGGAGTAAAGGCCTTTTATTACGATAAGTATGTGTCTACGGACGAAACTATTGAGGATGTCAATAAAATGGCCTGTCAGAAAGGGTTTTTAGAAGTAGGGGACATGTTGATCAGTTTGGCAGCGATGCCAATAAAGGATAAGGGTATGGTGAATACCTTGCGTGTTTCACAAATAGAAAGCTGCAATTTTTAG
- a CDS encoding IPExxxVDY family protein yields MAAIHKISEDFYEETFTLIALHSSIEDFMLVYALNSCLKTNLKRSVSDLDLSQGGSFPIFDWRDEVNDRYYTFVSNNDVKEEVLSVANLFQDQPTLTKYHLVPEYRDVDYFLKIEHDELDVEDYILKSVLTIPKVITAYLVDASKLKSKNNLIF; encoded by the coding sequence AAATTTCGGAAGATTTTTATGAAGAAACTTTTACTTTAATCGCTTTGCACAGCAGTATAGAAGATTTTATGCTGGTATATGCACTTAATTCTTGCCTTAAAACAAATTTGAAGAGGTCCGTGAGCGATTTGGATTTGTCGCAAGGTGGCTCCTTCCCAATTTTTGATTGGAGGGATGAAGTTAATGATCGCTATTACACATTTGTTAGCAATAATGATGTAAAGGAAGAGGTGTTAAGTGTAGCAAATCTATTTCAGGATCAGCCAACTTTAACAAAATATCATTTGGTTCCTGAATATAGGGATGTGGACTACTTTTTAAAGATAGAACACGACGAATTGGACGTGGAAGATTATATTTTGAAGTCTGTACTAACTATCCCGAAGGTCATAACAGCCTATTTGGTTGATGCAAGTAAACTAAAATCTAAAAATAATTTAATATTTTAA